The Nitrososphaerales archaeon genome window below encodes:
- a CDS encoding polyprenol monophosphomannose synthase yields the protein MKILLFLKYYAIKLWRLAVVIPTYNESENLVSLIESLEHVLKNVEMESSVVIVDDASPDGTGEIAEGLAEEYRNIVVLHRSSKMGLGSAYKDGFTYALQKLNVDIILQMDADSSHDPKYIHDMVKALSEGRDVVIGSRRVSGNAIIGWNYYRKLISSIGNSVARTMCGLSTKDVTSGYRAFRSHCLRKMNINTIKSQGYAFQVEMLCRLERLKYNICEIPITFVDRKEGKSKLNSKEMLGFLATCVRIMLERQ from the coding sequence ATGAAAATCCTTTTATTCTTAAAGTATTATGCGATCAAGTTGTGGCGTCTTGCGGTAGTGATACCAACTTATAACGAAAGCGAAAATCTTGTTAGTCTAATAGAATCGTTAGAACATGTTTTGAAAAATGTTGAAATGGAATCGTCAGTGGTCATAGTGGATGATGCGTCCCCTGATGGAACTGGTGAAATCGCTGAAGGCCTTGCTGAAGAATATAGAAACATAGTAGTGTTACATAGGAGTAGCAAGATGGGATTGGGTTCAGCATATAAGGATGGTTTCACCTATGCACTTCAGAAATTAAATGTAGACATTATACTGCAGATGGACGCAGATAGTTCTCATGATCCTAAATACATACATGATATGGTGAAGGCATTAAGTGAGGGAAGGGATGTCGTCATTGGAAGTAGGCGTGTTAGTGGCAATGCTATTATCGGATGGAACTATTATAGAAAATTAATAAGTTCTATTGGTAACAGTGTTGCAAGGACTATGTGTGGTTTGAGTACAAAAGACGTTACTAGTGGGTATAGGGCATTCAGGTCACACTGTTTACGCAAGATGAACATCAACACTATCAAATCCCAAGGCTATGCCTTTCAGGTAGAAATGCTCTGTAGGTTGGAACGTTTAAAGTATAATATCTGTGAGATACCTATAACATTTGTTGACAGAAAGGAAGGTAAGTCAAAACTTAATTCTAAGGAAATGCTAGGATTTCTTGCCACCTGCGTTCGAATCATGTTGGAAAGACAATAA
- a CDS encoding PEFG-CTERM sorting domain-containing protein: MNDMRYAKYAIVAVIIASLVAIAPNFAYSQAGTLTVRVDKSSYGAGETITISGTVPAVLEGVPVAIQVFNPRNTMYTIDQVLPNADGTYSTTVKVGGTLGIDGIYTVKATYSGQSVQTTFTFTGAPPTGLRVEVDGHVFDIQATLSNGSITKIEVDKDFTSLIITVRTSTTQDGTLEITLPRGLIDARLGPGGNTGDDDQFIVLVDGDEADFRETSTTATQRTLSIPVPAGTEEIEIIGTWVVPEFGVIAALVLAAAVGAIIIMSRKNQIQKVLPR, translated from the coding sequence ATGAACGATATGCGTTACGCAAAATATGCTATAGTAGCTGTGATTATCGCGTCTTTAGTTGCGATCGCTCCAAACTTTGCATACTCGCAAGCAGGAACATTGACCGTTAGAGTGGACAAGTCAAGCTATGGTGCAGGCGAAACCATTACAATTAGTGGAACAGTTCCAGCAGTATTAGAAGGAGTGCCTGTAGCTATTCAGGTCTTCAACCCTAGAAACACAATGTATACGATTGATCAGGTATTGCCTAATGCCGATGGAACCTACTCAACAACAGTGAAAGTTGGTGGGACGCTAGGAATAGATGGTATATACACTGTAAAGGCGACATATTCAGGGCAGAGCGTTCAGACAACGTTTACATTTACTGGAGCGCCTCCAACTGGTTTAAGAGTAGAAGTTGATGGGCATGTCTTTGATATCCAAGCTACGTTATCCAACGGCAGCATCACTAAGATTGAAGTTGACAAGGACTTTACAAGTTTGATTATAACTGTACGAACAAGTACCACCCAAGATGGAACTTTGGAGATTACTTTACCTAGAGGACTGATTGATGCTAGGCTAGGTCCAGGAGGCAATACGGGAGACGACGATCAGTTTATAGTGCTTGTTGATGGAGATGAAGCTGACTTCCGAGAAACGTCGACTACAGCAACTCAAAGAACTTTAAGCATTCCTGTACCGGCTGGTACTGAAGAAATAGAAATAATTGGTACATGGGTAGTGCCCGAGTTTGGTGTAATTGCAGCACTTGTGTTGGCAGCAGCTGTTGGTGCGATTATAATCATGAGCAGAAAGAACCAGATACAGAAGGTACTGCCTAGATAA
- a CDS encoding DNA-directed RNA polymerase subunit H, translating into MSDKKQGFDVMKHVYVSKHEIMPKREADEILSKFNTKHEQLPFIFLSDPALETLGAKPGDLIKITRKSPTAGESIYYRYVVEG; encoded by the coding sequence TTGTCAGATAAGAAGCAAGGTTTTGATGTGATGAAACATGTATATGTGTCGAAGCATGAGATAATGCCAAAGAGAGAGGCCGATGAAATTTTATCCAAATTTAATACAAAGCATGAACAGTTGCCATTCATATTCCTAAGCGATCCAGCTCTTGAAACACTTGGAGCAAAACCTGGAGATTTGATCAAGATCACTAGAAAAAGTCCTACAGCAGGTGAAAGCATCTATTACAGGTATGTAGTGGAGGGATGA
- a CDS encoding DNA-directed RNA polymerase subunit B, which produces MVNKSTDMWSIVYDILRREGVARQHLNSYNEFIERGLQSIIDEVNEVVIETAEYPYKIKLGKIKLQQPRIMELDGSVTHLAPMEARLRNLTYAAPIMLECSVVEDGKILETKFIQIGDMPVMVKSNACILHNLPESKLVEFGEDNRDPGGYFIINGSERVIVGLEDLSYNKIIVDHEETSGVLVYKAKVYSSIVGYRAKLELIMRQDGSIVAKIPGSPVDIPLVILMRALGLESDKEIADAVSLKPVIQDELEPSFEKASEVSTGRDAVVYISKRIAPGMLEEFQIKRAETLLDWGLLPHLGKNQENREEKARFLGEAACRLIELKLGWVDPDDKDHYGNKVIKFAGQMLADLFRTAFRNLVRDMKYQLERSGQKRGINAVAAAIRPGIITDKLNNAIATGNWGRGRVGVTQLLDRTNYLSTISHLRRIQSPLSRSQPNFEARDLHPTHFGRICPNETPEGSNCGLVKNLALSAIISVSVPSAEVIEKLYELGVIHVTDAKDHLKEEGSRVFVDGRFIGYVEDGDKLAETLRLLRRSGKLHPHVGLYSYTPTTNATGRIYISCNAGRVLRPLIVAKDGKSLVTDEVLEKISKKFLSWQDLLSMGILDLVDANEEENCYVALDTEHVSRKHTHMEIFPSAVLGVAASIIPYPEHNQSPRNTYESAMAKQSLGFSTPLMNYSTYVRQHFMLYPQIPIVNTRGISLLGLEERPTGQNCIVAVLPFEGYNIEDAIVINRSSVERGLGRTFFYRVYEAEAKQYPGGMRDNFEIPASDTNIRGYRGEKAYRLLEADGAIMHESVVTGGDILIGRTSPPRFMEEYKEFEVKGPYRRDTSVGVRSSESGVVDTIVVTQSSEGGKMFKVRVRDMRIPEIGDKFASRHGQKGVIGMLVNHEDMPYTEDGVVPDVIINPHAFPSRMTVGQFMESVTGKAAALRGQMVDGTAFVGEKSDDVKSTLEKYGFKYSGKEVMYDGRTGRKFPGDIFIGVVYYQKLHHMVADKIHSRARGQVQMLTKQPTEGRARGGGLRFGEMERDCLIAYGASMMLKDRLLEESDKAEIYVCERCGLLAFYDIKQRRYVCRVCGEKAKVSSVVIAYAFKLLLQEMMSLNVAPRLLAKDKV; this is translated from the coding sequence TTGGTTAATAAAAGCACTGACATGTGGTCCATAGTATACGATATTTTGAGACGAGAGGGCGTCGCAAGACAGCACCTAAATTCATACAATGAATTTATTGAACGGGGTTTACAGAGCATAATAGATGAAGTAAACGAAGTTGTGATAGAAACGGCGGAGTATCCTTACAAGATCAAACTAGGTAAGATAAAATTGCAACAGCCAAGGATAATGGAGTTGGATGGGTCGGTGACACACCTAGCTCCTATGGAGGCTAGGCTGCGTAACCTAACCTACGCTGCACCAATAATGCTGGAGTGCAGTGTGGTTGAGGATGGCAAGATTCTGGAGACCAAATTCATACAGATAGGTGACATGCCGGTAATGGTAAAATCCAACGCATGTATTTTACACAACTTACCTGAAAGCAAACTTGTAGAATTTGGCGAAGATAACCGAGATCCGGGTGGTTACTTCATTATCAATGGTTCTGAGCGTGTAATTGTAGGATTGGAGGATCTGTCATATAACAAGATAATCGTGGATCATGAAGAGACCAGTGGAGTACTTGTATACAAAGCGAAAGTGTATTCGTCCATAGTGGGTTACAGGGCAAAGCTGGAACTTATTATGAGACAGGATGGCTCTATAGTAGCAAAGATACCGGGCTCGCCTGTTGATATTCCCCTCGTAATATTGATGCGTGCATTAGGTCTAGAGTCTGACAAGGAGATAGCTGACGCGGTATCACTCAAGCCAGTAATACAGGATGAGCTCGAACCCTCATTCGAAAAAGCAAGTGAAGTTTCGACAGGGAGGGATGCTGTTGTCTACATTAGCAAACGAATCGCGCCTGGAATGCTTGAAGAATTTCAGATAAAGAGAGCAGAAACCCTTCTAGACTGGGGTCTACTTCCTCACTTGGGTAAGAACCAGGAGAACAGGGAGGAGAAGGCGAGGTTCTTGGGAGAAGCTGCGTGTAGGTTAATAGAATTGAAGCTCGGCTGGGTAGATCCTGATGACAAGGATCATTATGGCAATAAGGTTATCAAGTTTGCTGGGCAGATGTTGGCAGATCTGTTTAGGACAGCTTTCAGAAACTTGGTTAGGGATATGAAGTATCAACTCGAACGTTCCGGCCAGAAACGTGGTATCAATGCGGTTGCCGCTGCGATAAGACCGGGTATAATAACTGACAAACTAAATAATGCCATAGCCACTGGGAACTGGGGAAGAGGCAGGGTTGGAGTAACGCAGCTGCTTGACAGAACAAACTACCTTTCAACAATAAGTCATCTGCGAAGAATCCAATCCCCCCTAAGCAGAAGTCAACCTAACTTCGAGGCTAGAGATCTTCATCCAACACACTTTGGGAGGATCTGCCCTAATGAAACCCCAGAAGGTTCTAACTGTGGGCTGGTCAAAAATCTTGCACTTTCAGCGATAATTTCAGTTAGCGTTCCATCTGCAGAAGTTATAGAAAAATTGTATGAGCTCGGTGTGATACATGTAACAGATGCAAAGGATCACCTGAAGGAGGAGGGTAGTCGTGTATTCGTTGATGGAAGGTTCATAGGTTATGTAGAGGATGGTGACAAACTAGCTGAAACACTTAGGTTGCTTAGAAGATCAGGTAAGTTGCACCCGCATGTTGGTCTTTACTCCTACACTCCCACGACGAATGCAACGGGACGGATTTATATCAGCTGCAATGCTGGCAGAGTATTGAGACCACTCATTGTGGCAAAGGATGGCAAATCACTGGTTACGGATGAAGTGCTTGAAAAGATATCAAAGAAATTCCTATCATGGCAGGATCTACTTTCAATGGGCATACTTGACCTTGTAGATGCCAATGAGGAAGAGAACTGTTATGTTGCTTTGGATACAGAGCATGTGTCTAGGAAACATACCCATATGGAGATCTTTCCATCAGCGGTACTAGGAGTAGCTGCTTCAATTATACCATATCCTGAGCACAACCAGTCACCACGAAATACATATGAATCCGCTATGGCAAAGCAGTCGTTGGGATTTTCTACGCCCTTAATGAATTACAGCACATACGTTAGACAGCATTTCATGCTATATCCTCAGATACCAATAGTCAATACCAGAGGAATATCATTACTTGGACTGGAGGAAAGACCGACTGGACAGAACTGTATAGTCGCTGTTTTGCCGTTCGAGGGTTACAACATAGAGGATGCGATAGTGATTAACAGGTCATCAGTGGAGAGGGGTCTCGGTAGAACGTTCTTTTACAGGGTGTATGAGGCAGAAGCAAAGCAGTATCCGGGAGGTATGCGTGATAACTTTGAAATTCCAGCAAGCGACACTAACATAAGAGGTTACCGTGGGGAGAAGGCCTATAGGCTGTTAGAAGCTGATGGTGCTATTATGCATGAATCCGTAGTTACTGGTGGAGACATACTGATAGGCAGGACAAGCCCTCCTAGATTTATGGAGGAGTATAAGGAATTTGAGGTTAAAGGACCCTATAGACGGGATACAAGCGTAGGCGTACGATCTTCAGAGAGTGGTGTCGTTGATACAATAGTCGTAACTCAGTCATCGGAAGGTGGAAAAATGTTCAAGGTAAGGGTTCGAGACATGCGTATACCAGAGATTGGAGACAAGTTTGCTTCAAGACATGGCCAGAAGGGAGTGATAGGTATGTTGGTTAATCATGAAGATATGCCCTACACTGAAGACGGGGTAGTTCCAGATGTAATCATAAATCCGCACGCCTTCCCGTCTAGAATGACAGTCGGGCAGTTCATGGAATCTGTAACAGGCAAGGCTGCTGCATTAAGGGGACAGATGGTAGATGGTACCGCTTTTGTGGGAGAAAAGTCTGACGATGTGAAAAGCACCTTGGAAAAGTACGGTTTCAAGTATAGCGGAAAGGAAGTCATGTATGACGGAAGAACGGGGAGGAAGTTCCCCGGTGACATATTCATTGGCGTTGTTTACTACCAAAAACTTCACCATATGGTAGCTGATAAAATACATTCTAGAGCAAGAGGGCAGGTACAGATGTTAACCAAACAGCCTACAGAAGGAAGGGCACGTGGAGGTGGTTTGAGGTTTGGTGAAATGGAGCGTGACTGTTTGATCGCTTACGGCGCATCGATGATGCTAAAGGATAGATTGCTTGAAGAATCTGACAAGGCAGAGATTTATGTGTGTGAGAGATGCGGCCTGCTTGCGTTTTACGATATAAAGCAAAGAAGGTATGTGTGTAGGGTTTGCGGTGAAAAGGCGAAGGTTTCAAGCGTGGTTATAGCATATGCCTTCAAGCTGTTGCTACAGGAAATGATGAGTCTAAACGTTGCTCCTAGATTACTTGCAAAGGACAAGGTGTAG